The Nicotiana tomentosiformis chromosome 2, ASM39032v3, whole genome shotgun sequence genome includes the window CTGGGATCTCGTTGAATTGCCAGAAAGTTCTAAAAGAATCGGGTGTAGATGGGTCTTTAAGACCAAACATGATTCAAATGGAAATATTTAACGATACAAAGCTAGACTTGTTGCAAAGGGTTATACTCAAAAAGGAGGCATTGATTATAAAGAGACCTTTTCAccggtctcaaagaaagactCGTTAAGAATTATTATGGATTTGGTGGCTTATTATGATTTAGAGTTACACCAAATAGATGTGAAAACTGCCTTTCTTAATGGAGACCTCGAGGATGAAGTTTATATGGACCAACCAGAGGGtttcaaaactaaaaaaaaatgtCAAATGGTGTGTAAACTGAAGAAGTCAatatatggacttaaacaagcctcACGACAATGGTATATAAATTTAAATGATACCATAACATCTTTTGGATTTGTGAAAAATACCGTTGATGGGTGTATATACCAAAAGATCAATGGGAGCAAGTTTATTTTTTtagtcctatatgttgatgatattctacTTGCTGCTAATGATTTAGGCATATTGCGTGAGACTAAAAATTTTCTCTTTAAGAATTTTGAAATAAAAGATATGGTTGGGGCATCCTATGTGATAGGAATAGAAATATTCTGTGATAGATCACAAAGATTATTGGGATTGCCTCAGAAAGGCTATATCGAAAGAATTCTAGAGAGATCTAATATGAATAATTGATCGGCAGGAATTGTTCCAATTCAAAAATGGGACAAATTTAGTCTCATACAATGCCCTAAGAATGATGTAGAACAAAAGGAAATGGAATCAATTCCTTACTTTTCAATTGTTGGTAGTCTGATGTATGCTCAGACTTGCACAAGACCGAATATTAGTTTTGCGATCGGAATGCTAGGAAGATATCAGAGTAACCCAGAAATTGATCATTGGAAAGCTACAAAGAAAGTTTTGAGGTACCTAAAAGGAACGAAGGATTACATGCTCATGTATAGGAGATCCAAGCATTTGAAAGTTGTTGGATACTCGGATTCAGATTTCGCTGGATGTATTGACACTAGAAAATCCACGTTTGGTTATTTGTTCCAATTAGCTGAAGCAGCAACATCGTGGAAGAGTGCCAAACAGTTTTTCATTGCTACATCTACGATGAAAGCAGAATTTGTGGCATGTTTTGAAGCCATAATTCATGCATTATGGCTGCGAAACTTTATTTCAGGACTTGGGGTTGTTGACACCATTACCAAGACGCTGAAAATTTACTGTGATAATTCTGCAGCAGTATTCTTCTCCAAGAATGATAAGTACTCCAAAGGTGCCAAGCATATGGAATTAAAGTACTTTACCGTCAAGGAGGAAGTTCAGAAACAAAGAGTGTCACTTGAGCATATTAGAACTGATCTTATGATTATAGATCCGTCTTAATAAGGATCCGGTTTCATTTTCACAAGCCATAGAAAGTAATGAATTTGACAAATGGATTGATGCCATGAAGGAAGAGCTAAAATCCATGGAATACAATAAAGTCTGGGATCTCGTTGAATTGCCAGAAAGTTCTAAAAGAATCGGGTGTAGATGGGTCTTTAAGACCAAACATGATTCAAATGGCAATATTTAACAATACAAAGCTAGACTTGTTGCAAAGGGTTTTACTCAAAAAGGAGGCATTGATTATAAAGAGACCTTTTCAccggtctcaaagaaagactCGTTAAGAATTATTATGGATTTGGTGGCTCATTATGATTTAGAGTTACACCAAATAGATGTGAAAACTGCCTTTCTTAATGGAGACATCGAGGAGAAAGTTTATATGGACCAACCAGAGGGTTTCAAAACTAAAGGAAAAGGTCAAATGGTGTGTAAACTGAAGAAGTCAatatatggacttaaacaagcctcACGACAATGGTATATAAAGTTTAATGATACCataatattttttggatttgtgAAAAATACCGTTGATGGGTGTATATACCAAAAGATCAATGGGAGCAAGTTTATTTTTTtagtcctatatgttgatgatattctacTTCCCGCTAATGATTTAGGCATATTGCGTGAGACTAAAGATTTTCTCTCTAAgaattttgaaatgaaagatatggTTGGGGCATCCTATGTGATAGGAATAGAAATATTCCGTGATAGATAACAAAGATTGTTGGGATTGCCTCAGAAAGGCTATATCGAAAGAATTCTAGAGAGATCTAATATGAATAATTGTTCGGCAGGAATTGTTCCAATTCAAAAATGGGACaaatttagtctcatgcaatgcccTAAGAATGATGTAGAACAAAAGAAAATGGAATCAATTCCTTACTTTTCAATTGTTGGTAGTCTGATGTATGCTCAGACTTGCACAAGATCGAATATTAGTTTTGCGATCGGAATGCTAGGAAGATATCAGAGTAACCCAGAAATTGATCATTGGAAAGCTACAAAGAAAGTTTTGAGGTACCTAAAAGGAACGAAGGATTACATGCTCATGTATAGGAGATCCAAGCATTTGAAAGTTGTTGGATACTCGGATTCAGATTTCGCTGGATGTATTGACACTAGAAAATCCACGTTTGGTTATTTGTTCCAATTAGCTGAAGGAGCAACATCGTGGAAGAGTGCCAAACAGTTTGTCATTGCTACATCTACGATGGAAGCAGAATTTGTGGTATGTTTTGAAGCCACAATTCATGCATTATGGCTGCGAAACTTTATTTCAGGACTTGGGGTTGTTGACACCATTTCCAAGCCGCTGAAAATTTACTGTGATAATTCTGGAGCAGTATTCTTCTCCAAGAATGATAAGTACTCCAAAGGTGCCAAGCATATGGAATTAAAGTACTTTACCGTCAAGGAGGAAGTTCAGAAACAAAGAGTGTCACTTGAGCATATTAGAACTGATCTCATGATTACAGATCCGTCTTAATAAGGATCCGGTTTCATTTTCACAAGCCATAGAAAGTAATGAATTTGACAAATGGATTGATGCCATGAAGGAAGAGCTAAAATCCATGGAATACAATAAAGTCTGGGATCTCGTTGAATTGCCAGAAAGTTCTAAAAGAATCGGGTGTAGATGGGTCTTTAAGACCAAACATGATTCAAATGGCAATATTTAACGATACAAAGCTAGACTTGTTGCAAAGGGTTTTACTCAAAAATGAGGCATTGATTATAAAGAGACCTTTTCAccggtctcaaagaaagactCGTTAAGAATTATTATGGATTTCGTGGCTCATTATGATTTAGAGTTGCACCAAATAGATGTGAAAACTGCCTTTCTTAATGGAGACCTCGAGGAGGAAGTTTATATGGACCAACCAGAGGGTTTCAAAACTAAAGGAAAAGGTCAAATGGTGTGTAAACTGAAGAAGTCAatatatggacttaaacaagcctcACGACAAAGGTATAAAAAGTTTAATGATACCATAACATCTTTTGGATTTGTGAAAAATACTGTTGATGGGTGTATATACCAAAAGATCAATGGGAGCAAGTTTATTTTTTtagtcctatatgttgatgatattctacTTGCTCCTAATGATTTAGGCATATTGCGTGAGACTAAAGATTTTCTCTCTAAgaattttgaaatgaaagatatggTTGGGGCATCCTATGTGATAGGAATAGAAATATTGATCACAAAGATTATTGGGATTGCCTCAGAAAGGCTATATCGAAAGAATTCTAGAGAGATCTAATATGAATAATTGTTCGGCAGGAATTGTTCCAATTCAAAAATGGGACaaatttagtctcatgcaatgcccTAAGTGATGTAGAACAAAAGGAAATGGAATCAATTCCTTACTTTTCAATTGTTGGTAGTTTGATGTATGCTCAGACTTGCACAAGACCGAATATTAGTTTTGCGATCGGAATGCTAGGAAGATATCAGAGTAACCCAGAAATTGATCATTGGAAAGCTACAAAGAAAGTTTTGTGGTACCTAAAAGGAACGAAGGATTACATGCTCATGTATAGGAGATCCAAGCATTTGGAAGTTGTTGGATACTCGGATTCAGATTTCGCTGGATGTATTGACACTAGAAAATCCACGTTTGGTTATTTGTTCCAATTAGCTGAAGGAGCAACATCGTGGAAGAGTGCCAAACAGTTTGTCATTGCTACATCTACGATGGAAGCAGAATTTGTGGCATGTTTTGAAGCCACAATTCATGCATTATGGCTGCGAAACTTTATTTCAGGACTTGGGGTTGTTGACACCATTACCAAACCGCTGAAAATTTACTGTGATAATTCTGCAGCAGTATTCTTCTCTAAGAATGATAAGTACTCCAAAGGTGCCAAGCATATGAAATTAAAGTACTTTACCGTCAAGGAGGAAGTTCAGAAACAAAGAGTGTCACTTGAGCATATTAGAACTGATCTCATGATTACAGATCCGTCTTAATAAGGATCCGGTTTCATTTTCACAAGCCATAGAAAGTAATGAATTTGACAAATGGAGTGATGCCATGAAGGAAGAGCTAAAATCCATGGAATACAATAAAGTCTGGGATCTCGTTGAATTGCCAGAAAGTTCTAAAAGAATCGGGTGTAGATGGGTCTTTAAGACCAAACATGATTCAAATGACAATATTTAACGATACAAAGCTAGACTTGTTGCAAAGGGTTATACTCAAAAAGGAGGCATTGATTATAAAGAGACCTTTTCAccggtctcaaagaaagactCGTTAAGAATTATTATGGATTTGGTGGCTCATTATGATTTAGAGTTACACCAAATAGATGTGAAAACTGCCTTTCTTAATGGAGACCTCGAGGATGAAGTTTATATGGACCAACCAGAGGGTTTCAAAACTAAAGGAAAAGGTCAAATGGTGTGTAAACTGAAGAAGTCAatatatggacttaaacaagcctcACGACAATGGTATATAAAGTTTAATGATACCataatattttttggatttgtgAAAAATACCGTTGATGGGTGTATATACCAAAAGATCAATGGGAGCAAGTTTATTTTTTtagtcctatatgttgatgatattctacTTGCTGCTAATGATTTAGGCATATTGCGTGAGACTAAAGATTTTCTCTCTAAgaattttgaaatgaaagatatggTTGGGGCATCCTATGTGATAGGAATAGAAATATTCCGTGATAGATAACAAAGATTGTTGGGATTGCCTCAGAAAGGCTATATCGAAAGAATTCTAGAGAGATCTAATATGAATAATTGTTCGGCAGGAATTGTTCCAATTCAAAAATGGGACaaatttagtctcatgcaatgcccTAAGAATGATGTAGAACAAAAGAAAATAGAATCAATTCCTTACTTTTCAATTGTTGGTAGTCTGATGTATGCTCAGACTTGCACAAGACCGAATATTAGTTTTGCGATCGGAATGCTAGGAAGATATCAGAGTAACCCAGAAATTGATCATTGGAAAGCTACAAAGAAAGTTTTGAGGTACCTAAAAGGAACGAAGGATTACATGCTCATGTATAGGAGATCCAAGCATTTGGAAGTTGTTGGATACTCGGATTCAAATTTCGCTGGATGTATTGACACTAGAAAATCCACGTTTGGTTATTTGTTCCAATTAGCTGAAGGAGCAACATCGTGGAAGAGTGCCAAATAGTTTGTCATTGCTACATCTACGATGGAAGCAGAATTTGTGGCATGTTTTGAAGCCACAATTCATGCATTATGGCTGCGAAACTTTATTTCAGGACTTGGGGTTGTTGACACCATTACCAAGCCGCTGAAAATTTACTGTGATAATTCTGGAGCAGTATTCTTCTCCAAGAATGATAAGTACTCCAAAGGTGCCAAGCATATGGAATTAAAGTACTTTACCGTCAAGGAGGAAGTTCAGAAACAAAGAGTGTCACTTGAGCATATTAGAACTGATCTCATGATTATAGATCCGTCTTAATAAGGATCCGGTTTCATTTTCACAAGCCATAGAAAGTAATGAATTTGACAAATGGATTGATGCCATGATGGAAGAGCTAAAATCCATGGAATACAATAAAGTCTGGGATCTCGTTGAATTGTCAGAAAGTTCTAAAAGAATCGGGTGTAGATGGGTCTTTAAGACCAAACATGATTCAAATGGCAATATTTAACAATACAAAGCTAGACTTGTTGCACAGGGTTATACTCAAAAAGGAGGCATTGATTATAAAGAGACCTTTTCAccggtctcaaagaaagactCGTTAAGAATTATTATGGATTTGGTGGCTCATTATGATTTAGAGTTACACCAAATAGATGTGAAAACTGCCTTTCTTAATGGAGACCTCGATGATGAAGTTTATGTGGACCAACCAGAGGGTTTCAAAACTAAAGGAAAATGTCAAATGGTGTGTAAACTGAAGAAGTCAatatatggacttaaacaagcctcACAATAATGGTATATAAAGTTTAATGATACCATAACATTTTTTGGATTTGTGAAAAATACCGTTGATGGGTGTATATACC containing:
- the LOC138904495 gene encoding secreted RxLR effector protein 161-like, coding for MNNCSAGIVPIQKWDKFSLMQCPKNDVEQKKMESIPYFSIVGSLMYAQTCTRSNISFAIGMLGRYQSNPEIDHWKATKKVLRYLKGTKDYMLMYRRSKHLKVVGYSDSDFAGCIDTRKSTFGYLFQLAEGATSWKSAKQFVIATSTMEAEFVVCFEATIHALWLRNFISGLGVVDTISKPLKIYCDNSGAVFFSKNDKYSKGAKHMELKYFTVKEEVQKQRVSLEHIRTDLMITDPS
- the LOC138904496 gene encoding secreted RxLR effector protein 161-like — translated: MNNCSAGIVPIQKWDKFSLMQCPKNDVEQKKIESIPYFSIVGSLMYAQTCTRPNISFAIGMLGRYQSNPEIDHWKATKKVLRYLKGTKDYMLMYRRSKHLEVVGYSDSNFAGCIDTRKSTFGYLFQLAEGATSWKSAK